The following DNA comes from Brassica oleracea var. oleracea cultivar TO1000 chromosome C5, BOL, whole genome shotgun sequence.
ATGAAACTTAAGATTTTTCACTAAAAATCAAGAAACATTACACGAGGGTTTAGTTCTTGATCTGTTGTACTGTCTCTGCCACGCCAATAGAAACTTCCCTCCTTCTTCCCTGGTCATAAGAAACACCATATTGATTAGGTTAAACAGTTGACATCTTAAGCTAATATATAATAATAAATGCTAGACTCTTGCTTTATTAGCTTATCTTAGATGCAATAGGTTTTGATTCTTCAAAATCAAATATATCTTTTTTTTTGTCAAACAATCAAATATATCTCATGTATCATTATTCATTAATGAAAATTCACATACTTATAAAAAAAAAATAGTAAATGCTAGAAACACGTAACACAAAAATTTAAAGGCGTCCATGTTATTACCTTTTTGGGAAGTGTATAACCACTGGAACCATGCTTCTAGCCGTGCAAAAGCCCTCTCTAGGAACGACACGATTTCTGCGCTTTCATCGTCGTTAAATTTCTTTTCGTCTATCCCAATTATCAGATCTTCGAAAAAGAGTAAGAAAAAAAACAAGAAAATGTCAACATGGAGTTTGATTCGATCTTGAAACCTTGTTCTCATCCTCTCAAACTGGAAGCATCTTAGATAGGTGGAACACACTATCAATCTTGGTGAAATATTTTGTTTGTTTAAGGAACAGAATGAAATCAATAACATAAGAAAAACTTATTACCACATAACACCAAAAGTAGTGTAGGTGGATTGACAACATCCGGGTACTGAACGTGGTCGTGCTTAATCTTACTGCAGTTAGAAACTCTTGTTATTAGATATACATACTGATAAGTAAATAGAAACATTATTGATAAGCACTATATATATAACAACCTTAGAGCTTCAAGGCCCAATATTTGCTCACGTGGATGTAACATCCCGAGTTGTGATATATGGAAAGGCTTAAGAGAATTGATTTGGCTACATATGTCACCAAAGTTGACTTACCTTTTCCGGAGCACATCCTGAAAGAACTCTAGAGTTAAGCGTGTTTGATCTAGAGTAGTGGAAGGATGGATGACCTATCGGAAAGTGATTCGCGATAGCGTGCAAGTGAGGCCAAAGTACGGGGAAAGGTCGGGTGGTGATGCAGGGTCAGTAAACAATGATTCCAAGCCTTGGAAAATTAATGGACCGACCGTTAGAACGGGATGGGGCCCACGGGCTGAGAGAGCGGGCGTGGGTGGCCCATTAGCTGTGGGCGGTCGGGGCATTATAAGTGGTATCAGAGCTGGTTAGCCATCTCGGTTCTGACCCGAGAGGCGTCTTGAGACCTATCGTGGGGCGCAACGAAGACGTTGCGTTCTTTGAGAGGGGGTGAATTGTAACATCCTGAGTTGTGATATATGGAAAGGCTTAAAGGAATTGATTTGGCTACCTATGTCACCAAAGTTGACTTACCTTTTCCGGAGCACATCCTGAAAGAACTCTAGAGTTAAGCGTGCTTGAGCTGGAGTAGTGGAAGGATGAGTGACCTATCGTAAAGTGATTCGCGATAGCGTGCGAGTGAGGCCAAAGCACGGGGAAAGGTCGGGTGGTGATTGCAGGGTCAGTAAACAATGATTCCAAGCCTTGGAAAATTAACGGGCGGACCGTTGGAACGGGATGGGGCCCACGGGCTGAGAGAGCGGACGTGGGTGGCCCATTAGCTGTAGGCGGTCGGCACATTACAGTGGAATCCATCCTTCCACGTTCATTAGGTCTAACCAGTGTCCAACAATGTCCAAGGTTATGCGGAAATCCCAACGCCTAAATCAACCTCACACATGAGCACTCCACAGGATGATTTAAAAGACTTTATTAAGATATTTTAGTCATGATATCAACGAACCAGATCAACATTTGATGGAAACCTTCATCCGACAATTGTCCCCATGGAAGTTTGGATCGGCATGGAACTGCTGTGTACAGCTCAGCTGGCCAATAGTGCAAGAAATGATGCTTACTTTTATGGTAATATACTTTTGATTGACCATAGAGGTAACCAATGCCTCCAAGCATGTTCCCAATGGCAGCTTTACCAACGTCCAAAGTTTTAGCGTCAATCTAGAATCACATGATCACAGAGATTGGCATATTTACACTACATCATTGACTATATAACGCTAGCGCTAAGAAACTTATGAGTAGAATCAAACCTCTTCAGAAAGGTTGAAGCATTCCCTGAATTTTTCATCAAATGCTACATGTTTCTCTGCAAGTAGAGTAGTGAGTTGCGAACCTACATGGATTGAAAATGGAAAGTTAGGAAAATGCACCGGATAATTAATATCATTACTATAGCTAATCAAAATAGATATGCATAATAATATACAAGTGCACACAACAAAATTAAAATGATTATACAAAAGTTTATTGTGTTTAGGAAAATGTCATCAATCAATCCATCACTATCATAACATCAATATATGCTCGAAGGTGCCAGGCTTGAAAAACCTGTAAGAGTGTTTGTACGATCCTCCATATCGGCAGTTTTTTCATCTAAGGCAATATCTATAGTAGAGAACTGGCTCATAGTGGAAATCTGCATGGCAACAGTTAAATCATAGGATCCATATGAGTAAATGTGGGATGGTGGTTTTATTCTTAAATAACCATGTATATATATCTTGATAAAGACTGTTTTACCTGAAAAACATAAACGTTGGAATCATCCTCCGCAGTGTCAGAGAGTTTAACTTGCCCAAACATATTTTCCTGAAAATATACAAGCCGAGAGGCATGTAAGCACATGTGGTCTTTACAATAGTATATATATATATGAAAGACCTGCAAAATTGAGAATATCACTAACAGTGAGGTTTTTCTGAACAAGATCAGATAGATTGACAGAGTTGGCCGTCTTGAACCCGCAATAATGACTTACGAGACCAGGAGTCTGCAAATAAGGAGAAGCTAAAACAGTTAGAACACTTGTTTCCAGCGAAGGAAGTAACTAGAATCCTATGATCTCTGAAGACCACTACAAATTAAAGAAAAAGCTACCTCTGACTTTAAGTGCAACTGCCAGTTTCATACATCTACTTCACGTGAACCGCAAACCAGGGTAGAACTGCCTTGAAGCCCTAAATTTAGAACTTTGCCACTTTCATCAGCTATATAGAAGAAGAGATTCACGCCTCTCTTTTCTTAGTCATCCAGCCTATAATATTTTCAAGAAGAAAAAAAAAATTCAATCATTAATCAACAATATATGAAAAAGAACAAAACTTAGGTTCACCCCTAAGAGCATCTTCAATAGTGTTCTCGGTGGCTCGGAATCATAGGTAAACTTTTTAGAATTTTTTATTATTATTTTTTTGTACGTTTAAAAAAAAAAATTAAAAACGGAACCAATCGCGGATCGCCACGTGTCGTGGGACCCGCGAATAGTGTAAGGATTCACTAACAATCAGTCCTTAATTAAGGGTTTTAAGTACCCACCAATCCTTAACAAAATGTGAGGCCCACTAAATATCTTAATATTATTTTGCTAAGGATTCTAGTCTTTTGCGAAGGATTCTAGTCTAAAATCCTCCATTGGAGGTGCTCTAAGGTTAACCATTAAATTCACCTCCCCTCTTATTATCAATCAAAATGCCACATAAATTAATAATAAAATACATTATTTTTTAAAAAAAAAAATTTAAAATATTTGAAAAAAAATAATGACGCTCATTTTAATGACGCTAACGCCACTAACTAACCCTAAATTTTAAATTCTAAACCCTAAACCTTAAATCTAAACCCTAAACCCTAAATTTTAAACTCAAACTCTAAACCCTAAACCGAAACCCTATATCTTAAACCCAAACCGTAAACCCTAAACCCAAACTGTAAACTCTAAACCTAAACCATAGACCTTAAACTCAAACCCTAGATCCTAAACCCAAACCTAGACTCTAAACCCAAATCTTAAACACTAAAGAAACAACATCAACATTAATCCAAACTTTTAGGTTATAGAATTTGGGTTCAGGGTTTACAATTTGAGTTTAGGTTGTACGGATTATGTTTGGATATATGGGTTGAGTTTAGAGTCTATGATTTGAGTTTATGATATAGGGTTTTGGTTTAGGGTTTACGGTTTCGGTTTAAGGTTTAGGATTTGGATTTAGGATATAGGGTTTGGGTTTAGGGTTTAGGATTTGAGTTTAGGGTTTATGGTATAGATTTAAAGTTTAGGGTTTAGTTAGTGGTGTTAGCATTATTAAAATTGGCGTTATTATTTTTTTTCAATTATTTAAAAAAATTTTAAATAAAATTAATCTATTTTATTATTAATCAAGGTGGTATTTTGATTGGTAACAACAGGAGATGAGAGGTGAAGGAGATGAGAGGTGAATTTAATGCGTATTGTTTTCCGATAAGTTTGGTAATAAATCTACAAAAACAGTTTTTGGTCGTACAATTTTCTATATAAATCTGTCAAGAAATGAAGTACTCTTTAAGTAGACGTTTGTTTTGATAGTAAGTTTGATGTGGTAATTAATATATTAAAAAGTATATATATATGGGCTATATCATTTTCATTTATACCATATTCATTGTTGAGCTTGAGCATATATCACAGCACTTGTAGTTGCAGGTAACATTTGATTCTACCAGGGCCGCTCCTTCTGTTCGCTCCGGATGTTATGCGCTCTGAATGTTATGCGCTCTGAATGATCACTGAAACTGAGAAATCAAAGTGATAATGTTGTTAAAAAATGGGAAAAGAAACCCTAGATAGTCAATGCTTTGGTTTATCCGATCTAAGTTGACATTTTGAGTCATTTTTAATAAAACGAATATCAATATAAATTAATTAATTCAGATCGTGCTCGCGATTAACCATTTCGCCTTTTAGACTTTTTGTTTTCAAGACTTTCTAGTCTTTTTCTAATACATCATTAGATTATAGAAAGGCCCAGTCATGATGTTGCCAGAGTAACGGCAAATGTTAAAAATAAGGGATACTAGACTTTGGTCCGCACGGGTGTTTTCATTCATTTTAATATTTTTAAGATTTTTTTTTTCTATATTGTAGATTGTATATACTTTATGCATTTATCATTTAAATATTTGTTTAATATGAACTTTTCAACAACATAATTTTATACCAGAAATTTACAGTAATTTTATATTTTGTCTTATATATAGAGTTTGTGATTATAGTAGTTTATATAAATATTTGTATTGTTAGATTGCATTCGAATAGAAATTATACAAAATATTTACTAAGTAACATACTTGTAATCAATTTTATTTTCATAATATAAATTTATACCAGAAATTTACAGTAATTTTATATATTGTCTTATAGAGTTTATGATTATAGTAATTTATATTACTATTTGTATTGTTAGATTGCATTCAAATAGAAGTTATAAAAAATATTCGCTAAGTAACTTACTTGTAATTAATTTTCTTTTCGTAACAACATTACATATAGTGATATTAATTCATTTTTTACATCATCCGTATCTTACATTTTTAGTTCTTGGTACAAATTTGTGCTGATAAAATGGATAAATTTAATGTAGATGTCAAACAAATGGACTATATATCTCAAGATAATAAAAAATACTAAACCAAAAATTAGTACTAAAACAGATTAGTCTGGAAAAAATAAAAATAAACAAACATATCTAACCTTTTTGAGTTTGATGAATTTCTACCGGTGAATCAAAGTTTAGCTTCTTCATCTTCTCTCTTCGTATTTTTCTACCCCATCACTTTTTGTCAAAGATCAAACTCCACCATTAAAAAACAACAGTCATGATAGATCTCCTTCATAAGAGGTGTTATGTTTCCACGAATGAAAAATTTTACTTGAATGTACCATCCGATTTTATATGATTTGAGATTTTTGAGAAGAGTAAAAAAAATTTTGTTAGACATGATTTGTTTGTTTTTCAGAATAAAAATAGTTTCACGTAATATATGGTATATATATGGTTTGTGCGATTGTGAAATATGGAAATAATCAGCACAAAAATTCTCAACAGTGTAATTTGCAAGTTCTATAAAAAAGAATTTAAATCAATATCAATTCTGATATTTTCAAAATTAATCATATTTCCTCTGTTAGGATTATATATTTAGATTTGAATACATAGTTTAAAAAATCGATTATGATTGGTTTAGTCCATAGAATATTTGTTTTTTTGTATCCTATTAAAATTAAAAGATTATCTTGGAATAAATAGGAATATCAAAATATATATATTTTAAAGGAAATAGAATTTCTTTAAATATTGCCAAATTTTTTTTTCCATTTATGTGATATTATATAGAAAATAAATATTCTGGTTGTTCATTTATAGATTGTATGTAAGAGATCAAAATATTTTTTGGTTAATGTGATAGCAAAAAGAAGGATATTGTTAAGCTAAGTTATAAGTAAAGTGGTTGATTTTGACAAATATTTTATGGAACTGATTAATATTTCATATATCTTCAATTGAATACTTACTAACATTCCGCATAAATATGTCTCACGATTTCTTTTTATAAAAATATAGTTAATTTCAGGTATTTTGTTACACAATATAATTTTGGTTGACTTAATTAAAGTTGTGTGTATATTACTATATTATGTATTTTCCCAAAGATTCTTTGGTTTGGTTTGAAAATTGAGTGTACACACAAAACCAAAGACGTACCGACATAATTTTATGCACTCGATTTTTATACACTCGGTTGATTAATAGATGGCAACCTTTTTGATGCAGATAAATGAAATTGTATCCATGTTTTAAAAAAAATGAAATTCTAGCCGCAGCAGAAAATTAAACAGAGTAAACAAATGCTAACTGGGTGTGTCGAATGGAATATTCGCAGGTCTAGATAACACAATTGAAAGATTAGGGTTGATTCATAAGGATGTTTCTGCAATTTACAAAGATTTGGGCTGATTTGAAAATAATGAGAAATGTGAGGGACAAAATGCAAATACGGAGAAGCCAGCCATAGTAACGGATCGAGCTTTCTCTTCGCTGTATCTGGAGTTGATGACGCCGGCGGCCATGACGATTAAGGCCACGATGGAGAAACGGAGCAGAGACACGGAATAGAGAGGTCGTGGACTTCAGACGCGTCACGCAACAAAGATGCAGAGATGAAGAGTACTGGAGGGCATGGAGGAAGAGAGATGAAGAGTACTGGAGGGCATGGAGGAAAAGCCACGGTGGGTAAGAGAGCACGGTCACAGAGCACCATGATTTAACGGAGCACCGGAGTTGCGATTTGGAGAAGAAGGAGCCAATACTTTGATCATTCAATTTAAGTAATTGGTTAAGAATTAAATAAAATGACTGTGTATTAGATCAGTGGCATAACATTGTAATTATTAAGGAAAACTCAGGGTTAAGTCTAGTTTGTACTTCTGTTTTAATAGTTTAGATATAGTTGAATTTGCGATACTAAATTTGTTTAAATCTATTTTTTGGAAAATAACAACTAGTATTTTCCCCGGTTTTAAAGAAATTGTTATCGTCCAAACACAAGAAAATTTTTAGTTGATGAATGTTGTTCATAAATCGTAACTATATATATAAAACAAGAATTATCAAAATTTTCAGAAAAGTTATAAGAGTTTTCAGAAAAATTCTGAAAGCTTTTTGGAAACTTTTACAAGATTTCAAAAGGTTTATCAAGTCTCGGAATTTTCATAGGTAATTAAAATTATCAATATAAACTAAAACTAATATCACATATTGGATGGACCTGGTACTATGTACAAACTGATATGAGCTAACTTATATTGCATGCTCAGACGTTGAGAACAGTTCATATGATTTAAAATAGGCTCATCACTTTCTTGAATTAGCTATGACATGCGTGAATCAATCCGTCTTCTTTAGAAAGACAAAATATGTCACATGTAGTTCGTGATCGTGGGCTAAAGTAAAGGAGCGTCTCATATCTGAAAACAAGAGAACAAGAAACAGAGACGCAACAAGAGCCCTCGAAATTAACTTGAGCTTTGGTACTGATGTGAACCCCAAGGCACGTTAGTCTTCACTTGCTACGTTCATTTTTTTTCGTTGCTTATTGTGTCACAACAATTTTCTTTTGAAGCTTCGTGCATGTGTTCATTCCTATCGTCCAACCTAGTTTACTGGAAATATTAACCGATTCTCATTTTCTTTATGTAATTGAAGAGAATATACTCCTAACAAATACTCCCCCCGTTTCCGAAATAAAGATTTTATGGAGTTTATTCTTGTTTCACAAAAATAGATTTTATATATTTTAAAAGTACTTTTATATACTTTTGAAAAAAATTAATTGTAAATAGATTAAATTTTATTAGTGGATGGTTATTGAAAATTGTATTAAAAATAAATTGTAAATTAAATTATATAATATTTATTATATTTTTACTAAACGTGAAAATTCTAAAAAATCTTACTTTCGGGAACATGGGAGCAGAAGATATCAATAAAAAGCATATATGGAAGCTAACTTATCCATGTGTCAATGTAACCTCATGTTACAAAGATCAAAATTAATTGTTTGTTGTCCTGTAAGCAGAGATGGACTGTATTATGAACTGAATTCTTGCACTAACAGACAAGTGTACAACCAAATCCAAGACATGACATAATATAGGAACTTACATGTTCTGCAAAAGCTCAAGCAAGAACACAGACGTGTTATCACTCTTCAGACATACAGCGGCGAAGCAGATGGGCGAGGATAAGCGACAACTGTACAGCCCACAGCGGTCTGCCTAACAAAACCTGCATCAGGTTTTTTGGTAACAACACTGTCACTTCTCCTACGCACTCTTCTCTCTGTCCTATCCACGTTTCCTCCTCTAGAAGCATTTAGAGACTGAATATGCTCAAGTTGAGAAACCACTTCTTTCATATCTGGTCTAAGCTTAATCTCTGTAGTAAGACACCTCAGAGACAGAGTAGCCACTTTACATGCTTCTTCCATAGAGTACTGGTCCTGAAGACGATTATCAACTACTCTGAATATCTTTCTCTTGTTTGCTAGGTATGGTCTAGCCCACTCCACAAGGTTCCTCTCTCCCGACGGTCTGTTTCTGTCCATGGCTCGACGACCAGACAACAGCTCCAGAAGTACAACCCCGAAGCTATAGACATCACTCTTTGTTGTTAGATGACCTAAGAAAAAATGCAAAAGTGGTTAATTAGCTAGACTGTGGTTAGACGCTTTATATACAATGAAAATTATTGTTTAGACGGGCGTCTAAATCATTTTTTTTTTAAGTTTAGATCGATTTTTCAAAATAAATTGTCTAGAAAAATTTATTTAGATCCAATTTTTTAAACACTCACAAGACCAAGCCTAGGCCTAAACCGATTTTTTTAAACACTCACAAGACAAAGCCAACCAAAGAAACAATGATTTGACCAGAAAATAAAGAACTTGACACGTACCGGTTGCGAGGTACTCAGGAGCTGCATATCCATGTGTACCCATGACACGTGTAGAGACGTGGCTTTCATCTCCTATTGGCCCATCCTTAGCCAACCCAAAATCAGAGAGCTTTGCGTTATACTCCTGCAACCATCCAAGATACGGTCTTTTATCATAAAGCTTGAAATTTGCACAATAAAAAAATGAGTGAAAAAAAAACTTAAAATACCGAATCAAGAAGGATGTTAGAAGTCTTGAAGTCTCTGTATATCACTCTTGTCTCGGAGCTGTGAAGGAAAGCAAGTCCCTTTGCAGCACCAAGAGCAACTTTCAACCTAAGTTTCCAAGATAACGGTTGGAAATACAAACCCCCTGTGACATAAAAATATTCATAAACATCACAAACAAAGCCATAAGAGTCTTTAAGAAATAAGGAAGACATACTCCTGAAAAGATGATTCTCTAGGCTACCACGTGGCATGAACTCGTAAACAAGAAGACGGTGCTCATCCTCTAGGCAATAACCTATCAGCTTCACGAGGTGTCCATGAGAGAACTGGCCTAGGTAATTCACTTCAGCCTGCAAAATCATATAACCATCATCATGAATATAAACCAAAAGTAAGTTTATTTATTATTTATTATTTATTATTTAGGATTTTTATATTACCAGCCACTCCTGGTGACCTTGCCAACCATCTTGGTTAAGCTTTTTAACAGCAATAACCAAACCAGTGCCTGGTTTGGTTGCCGTGAGAGACTTCTCATCAATCCATCCTTTGAAGACACAACCGAATCCACCTTCACCAAGCACACTGTCTGGTCTGAAGTTCCTAGTTGCGGATTTGAGCTCTGCAAAGCTGAAACTCTTGAGGTTTGGAGACTGTAAGATCTCTCCCTCAGTTCGAGGGGTTGGTCTTACAGACACAGATGAACCCTTACTCCCAAGACTGCCAGTATCTTTGAACTTTGGACTCGCCCCTACAAAACCCACCAAAAAAAACAGAGCAAAGTCTAACACTTTCAGGCAAGAACAGAGCAAAATCTAACACTTTGAGGTGAAAACAGAGCAAATCTGAGAACTTTTGCATCCACAGAGGAATGTAAGCAAGTCTCGTAGTTTAAGATGAGACAAAGGCAAGTAAAATGTGTTTTACCTGGGCTCTCAGCTTTGACCTGAGCACTCAAGCAAGCCCCCATGATTGTGTGGTGATTCTGTAGAGAGAACCAAAAATGGGAACCTTTAAGCAATCTTCAGCTATATATCACACTTGAGACAATAAAAAGGTACAAACTTTTAATCAAGTAGAAGCTGGAAAAGATATCATAATGTGAAAAGAAAAGATTTTGCACAATTTTTATCCACACAAAAGTATTTTGACCAACCATGTTCTTCGTACTCACCTTTTTATTCTATTGGTTCTCAAGTCTCAACATGAGAGAGTGTGAGAAAAGGCGTTGCCGTTGGGTAGTGGTGGCATTAATGGTGGATCAGTCTCCTGCCTCTCTCCTTCTTCTTCTTTTTTTTTATCAGTTTTCGAGCTTCTCTTTCTCTCTTTATCGTTACGTTTTAGTATTTGTTATTTATATATTGTTTCTTTTTGGTACTACGAAGACAGATATGATGAAGTAAGAAAAGATAGGGTGTTCGGTCGCTCTCAGCCGTTGGATCTGACGTCAACATTGTTGTTCTCGATGTAGAATTGTAGCTGGTGTGGGAGCGAGGCTAGGCTCGGCTCACTTAGGTTTTAATGAAATACTAAATTGATCATGTGACTTGGAAGTCAAGCATAGACTCTGGTCGGTTAACCATGGTAGTATGATTTTTTGAATTACCAATCGGATTTTAGATTTACAAGCAATAACTGTGATTTAGATTAAACAATACTGTTAAGTATGTGACTAATCGCACCGGTTCTAAAGATTTTCAGACTACTAGTACTATCTAGAAAGAAAAAAACACACAGATTTTCCTAGTTACCAATTACCCTTGCACACTGCTGTGTTACCCTCTGCTTGTTACTGATTATTACTCGTGCAAGCAGTGTGTGGTGTGAATGTGTGATGGTTTCTTGAATTTTGAATATATGAAGAAAATATTTGCATTGCTATTTAAGATATGACTGGAATTATGAAGCCAAAACCTTATATTTAAGAAATTAGAAGAAGAAAAAAGTTTTGCATTGCTATTTAAGAAAATATTTGTCTGTTATTCCAAATAATATTTCTAAACATGCTGAGAGAATATATCAACGTTTTCTTATTTGAAATAGTTTACAAAATACACTCTCATGTCAATGATATTTGTGGAAACGAACAAAATTAACAATTCTACTTAAATGGACATAGAACATGGCATACTGTCATACTGAGTCCTTTTTAGAAAAATTAAAATATATAATCGACAGTAAAAGATATTGTTTTCTAGAATGAGTTGATGATAATTTGGTAATCCAGGACAAAAGCGAAACTAAAGGCAGAAGGAAAGTGCCGTGGTGTGGTGTGTCCTAATATGATTGTTTAGCAATTAACCCTTTTGTCTCATTGGATGTGACCGTGTGAACCGAATAGTTAGCCAGTTTGACTTTAACGTCTTTGACGACCCTCGGATGGTGGACCCAGACAGACAAAGATCCAATGCCCACTTGATAGCATGTCTGCCACGTGGTTGCCGCGCAGATTCACTGTTTCTTTCCACGGCTCATTCCAACTTACGCGGCTTGTGCCCGTGACGAATAGTTAGTAGTTACAAAAGCTGTTATGTCTATCCTATAATCTTAAACAAAGTTTAGAGGCTTGGAAATTAGATTGATTAAACGCAGGGGTAGTAGATGCGATGCACTCCCCCTTGGATGTCATAACCATATCGGGCTTGTAATGTGCTAACGTTGCCTCATCACCGCAACAATAGATTTCATTACTTCCCCTTGTTTGGACCTTTAACGGACCTTAAACATGGAAGCGTGTGCTAATATTCAAAAATCTTCTCACATATAAAGCCCATCTTCTAATCTTAGGATTTTAATGTTTAGATCAATTTCTAGCCCATAAAACCAGCATACTCCTTCATTCTCTTGCTTGTATTTGGTTCGGTTTTTAAATTCATTGTTTTGTTCTGATTTGGTGTTTTGAAATTGAACTAGTTTAGTACCTTTATTTGGATGGAAAAGCTAATAAAAAGAACTATACGCTACCGTATCATCATTTGACAAAAGAAATGGTTGTTCATAGTCATAAATCCGATTAAAAATCGACTTTTAGACAAATCTTAATACTCGCAAAAGTTAATAAGTTGTAAAAGAATGGGGAATTGTTTTTGTGTCTTATTAATAAGTAATAGAGGTTCCTTATATAAGGATTACAAAGTATAGGAAAAAGGAAATTATCTAAAACCTAATACAACATGAAATAGGAAAAGATCTAAAACAGATAAATGGAAACTTCCTAGATCTAAAGTCGGCCGATCTTAAAAATTATCCAAAACCTAATACAACATGAAATAGGAAAAGATCTAAAACAGATAAATGGAAAACGTCCTAAGACTAAAGTCGGCCGTCTCTCTCTCCTCTTGGGCCGCCGACTCTCTCTCCTCTTGGGCCACGGTTTGGCCTTATCTTGGTCATGGTTATGGGCCATCCACATAATGATTTATAACACTCCCCCTTGGATGCCATAACCATATGGGTTTGTATCATGCACGACGTTGCCTCATTAAAACCTCTCTGGGAAAACCAAAAACCCAAGGTGGGAAAAAATGGAAACCGTAGACAGGAAAAAGAGTACAACACATGACACTCCCCCTGATGAAGGCATCACTGAAGATCCTTCAACTGGCGCATTCCTATCTGATGAACCAGCTTCCTGAACGTTGAGGTTGGCAGAGACTTAGTGAACAGATCGGCCGAATTGTCACTGGACCGAACCTAAACCACTTCAACTTCTTTAGTCTTCTGCAGTTCGTGGGTGAAGAAGAACTTAGGCAAGATGTGTTTTGTTCTATCTCCCTTAACGTATCCATCTTTGAGCTGAGCTATACAAGCTGCATTGTCCTCATAGATGATCGTTGGTTCTTCCTTTTCTTTTCCCACGGCCAAGCCACTTTCCCTTAGGATATGGCCGGTCATGTTCCTCAACCATACAAGCTCTCGGCTTGCTTCATACATGGCTATGATCTCGGCATNNNNNNNNNNNNNNNNNNNNNNNNNNNNNNNNNNNNNNNNNNNNNNNNNNNNNNNNNNNNNNNNNNNNNNNNNNNNNNNNNNNNNNNNNNNNNNNNNNNNNNNNNNNNNNNNNNNNNNNNNNNNNNNNNNNNNNNNNNNNNNNNNNNNNNNNNNNNNNNNNNNNNNNNNNNNNNNNNNNNNNNNNNNNNNNNNNNNNNNNNNNNNNAGATCGGTTGTTCCTTGCAGATATCTGAACAGATGTTTTATTCCGT
Coding sequences within:
- the LOC106343293 gene encoding protein kinase APK1A, chloroplastic-like, producing MGACLSAQVKAESPGASPKFKDTGSLGSKGSSVSVRPTPRTEGEILQSPNLKSFSFAELKSATRNFRPDSVLGEGGFGCVFKGWIDEKSLTATKPGTGLVIAVKKLNQDGWQGHQEWLAEVNYLGQFSHGHLVKLIGYCLEDEHRLLVYEFMPRGSLENHLFRRGLYFQPLSWKLRLKVALGAAKGLAFLHSSETRVIYRDFKTSNILLDSEYNAKLSDFGLAKDGPIGDESHVSTRVMGTHGYAAPEYLATGHLTTKSDVYSFGVVLLELLSGRRAMDRNRPSGERNLVEWARPYLANKRKIFRVVDNRLQDQYSMEEACKVATLSLRCLTTEIKLRPDMKEVVSQLEHIQSLNASRGGNVDRTERRVRRRSDSVVTKKPDAGFVRQTAVGCTVVAYPRPSASPLYV